CAAAGGAGGTGTAAGCGCTATTAGAGAAGCAAAGACTAACATAACTTACTCTTCTACTACATTTATCCAAACCGATGCCGCTGTTAATCCAGGAAATAGCGGTGGTCCACTCTACCTTCTTGAGACAAGTGAGGTGATGGGAATAGCTGTGGCTAAACTTCAAGAATCAGAGGGATTAAACCTTGCCATTCCCATAAATATTGCCAAAAGGCTCATTCAAAATGCCAAAATAACCATAAAAAGCAATCCCGCTACACCTGTCCCTTTTGCCAAACCAGAGCCAGAAAAACCTTCTACTGTTTTAACTGCCCTTGACTATTTACTCCGTGGCAATTCCTGGTATGACAAAAATCTCTATAACCAGGCAATCTCTGATTACAACCGGGCATTAGAGATAAACCCAAGGCTTGCTGAGGCATACTGCGGTCGGGGGCTGCCTATGGTAATAAAGGTCTCTATGACCAGGAAATCTCTGATTACAACAAGGCATTAGAGATAAACCCAAGGGATGCTGAGGCATACTACAATCGGGGGATTGCCTATGGTAATAAAGGTCTCTATGACCAGGCAATCTCTGATTACAACAAGGCAAGTGAGATAAATCCAGGGTTTGCTGAGGCTTACATCAATCGGGGGGTTGCCTATGCCGAGAAAGGCGATTATGACCATGCAATCTCTGATTACAACAAGGCATTGGAGATAAACCCAAGGGTTGCTATGGCTTACTACAATCGGGGGAGTGCCTATGCCGAGAAAGGCGATTATGACCATGTAATCTCTGATTTCACCAAGGCATTAGAGATAAACCCAAGGCTTGCTGATGCATACAACAATCGGGGGATTGCTTATTACTTCAAGAGAGAATATGACAAAGCCTGGGAGGATGTCCATAAGGCACAAAGTTTAGGCTATCAAGTTCACCTAGAATTTCTCAAGGACCTTCGTAAAGCCTCAGGAAGACAAAGATAACTAAAGAGCCAGAGCAAAGGCTCAGGGAGCTGGAATGACAAGCACGCCAAGAACGCAAAGAGAAATAAGGGAAAAAATTACCTTTGCGTCCTTTGCGTGAAAAAACTATTTTCAGTCCACGAATTTTCCGTGTTTCATCTGTGTTCATCTGTGGCTGAATAGTTATGATTACAATTTATCACCCATTATTATATCCAAAGGAGTAAAATTAATGATTGAATTAACTATTGATGGAAAAACAACTCAAGTAAAAGAAGGAACAACTATTCTTCAGGCGGCTAAGTCTGCCGGGATTAAAATCCCGCATTTGTGCTATCATAAAAGCCTTTCGCCTTCAAGTAGTTGTCGAATATGTGTTGTCGAAGTTGAAGGTGCAAAGACATTGGTCGCTTCCTGCTCTTATCCGGTCAGTGATGGGATGAAGGTTAAAACTGACACCGAGCGGGTGCTAAATGCCCGTAAATTAGTGCTCGACCTTCTTTTATCCAACCATCCACAGGATTGCTTGAGCTGTGAGAAAAATAGTATCTGTAAACTCCAGAAATATGCCTATGAGTTAGGCATAAGCCGCACTACCTTTGAAGGAGCAAAAACTCAATATCCGATTGATACCTCTAACCCATTCATTGAGCGAGATTATAATAAATGTATTCTTTGTGGTCGATGTGTTAGTGTTTGTGCTGAAATTCAAATGCTTGGTATCCCTGATTTTGCCAATCGTGGCTTTGAAACTAAAATATCTACCTTTTATGATAGCCCATTACAAGAAACAGAATGTGCCTTTTGTGGTCAATGTGTAGCCGTATGCCCAACCGGGGCATTAACAGAAAAAGTGCGTAAGTTCAGAGGAAGGGAGTGGGAATTGAAGAAGGTAACTACGACCTGCCCATACTGCGGTTGTGGCTGCACCTTTGATTTGAATGTTAAAGATAACGAAGTCGTAAAGGTTACTTCCAATGATAAAAATCCGGTTAATGGTTTGGCTCTTTGTGTTAAAGGGAGGTTTGGGTTTGACTTTATCAATAATCCGGATAGATTAAAAACACCTTTAATTAAACAAGAATCAGGTGAATTTCGCCCTGCCAGTTGGGATGAGGCGTTAAAATTGGTAGCCAATAAATTTAGCCAGATAAAGACGCAATATGGAGCCGATAGTATCGCGGGCATAAGTTCAGCCAGATGCACCAATGAAGAAAATTATCTGTTCCAGAAGTTTATGCGAGTAGTGATTGGCACGAACAATGTTGACCATTGTGCCCGACTTTGCCATGCTTCGACTGTGGCGGGATTGGCGGTATCCTTTGGTTCAGGGGCAATGACTAACTCTATCGCAGAGATTGAGAATGCAGATTGCATTCTGGTAACAGGCTCAAATACTACCGAATGCCATCCCATAATCGGTTTGAAGATAAAGCAGGCGGTTAAAAAAGGAGCCAAACTAATTGTGGCTGACCCAAGACGGATAGAGTTGGTTGAATTGGCTGATGTCCATTTGCAATTCAGGAGTGGCACGGATGTCGCCTGGCTTAATGGGATGATGAATGTGATTATCAACGAAGGTTTGTTGGATGAAAAATTTATAGAAGAGCGATGTGAAGGGTTTGATGAGTTTAAGAAAATTGTTATGGAATACACCCCTGAAAAGACAGAGGAAATAACCGGTGTTCCCGCGGATGAAATAATTAAAGCCGCCAGAATTTATGCTACCGCAGATAAAGCCAGCATTATCTATTCAATGGGGATAACACAACATACTACCGGGACAGATAATGTCTTTTCCATTGCCAATCTGGCTATGCTCACGGGTAATGTCGGTCGGGAAAGCACAGGCGTTAATCCTTTGCGAGGACAAAATAATGTGCAAGGTGCCTGCGATATGGGTGCTTTACCTGTGGTTTTCTCCGGGTATCAAAAGGTAGTTGACCCGCAGGCAAGAATGAAGTTTGAACAAGCCTGGGAAGTTAAATTACCAGAACAACCAGGACTAACGGTAGTCGAAATGCTTAATGAGGCGGGTAAGAAAATCAAAGCAATGTATATTATGGGCGAAAATCCAATGGTTTCAGACCCGGATTTAACCCATGTGGAAGAATCACTCAAAAAATTGGATTTCTTGATAGTTCAAGATATCTTCCTGACCGAAACCGCTAAATTAGCGGATGTGGTTCTACCCGCCGCCTCTTTTGCCGAAAAAGATGGCACCTTTACCAATACCGAGCGGCGGGTGCAGTTAATCCGTAAAGCCATTGAACCAATCGGACAGAGCAGACCTGATTGTTCGATAGTTGAATTAGCCAATAAAATGGGTTATCAGATGAAATATGATTCTGCCGCCGCAATTATGGAAGAAATAGCCAGGTTAACTCCTTCTTACGGAGGCATTTCTCATCAGCGATTGGCAAAAGAAGGTGGAATTCAATGGCCCTGTCCTGATGCCGCTCATCCAGGCACAAAATTCTTGCATAAAGATAAATTTGTTAGTGGAAAAGGTAAATTTCAAGCAGTAAAATACTTACCCCCAGTAGAAGAGCCAGATGAAGAATACCCATTTTGGCTGACTACTGGAAGGATACTTTATCACTACCACACCGGCTCAATGAGCCGCAGGTCAAAAGGACTAAATGAAATTTGCAAAGAAGGGTATGTTGAGATTAATCCTCAAGATGCTATTTCTTTAGGGATAAGTGATGGTCAGACTGTAACTGTTTCGTCAAGACGAGGTTCGATTGAAATAAAGGCAAAGGTAACTGATAAAATAGCCCAGGGAACATTTTTTATCCCATTTCATTTTGCCGAATCTGCGGCAAATGTCCTCACCAACTCTGCATTAGACCCAATAGCAAAGATACCAGAGTTAAAGGTTTGTGCAGTAAAAATAAGGTAATTATTCAGCTTGTTTAAAGGAGGTGTTTTAGAATGAAGTTTTTTATTGATACCGCCAATATCGACGAGATACGCAAGGCGGCTTCCTGGGGGATTGTAGATGGTGTCACGACAAATCCCTCATTGATTGCCAAAGAAGGAAGGGACTTTAGAGAAACAATCCTTGAAATTGCCCATATTGTTGATGGACCGATAAGTGCAGAAGTGATTAGTGAAAATGCTGAAGGGATGATTTCAGAGGCAGAACAAATAGCCTTATGGCATCCCAATATTGTTATCAAAATTCCAATGACTCCTGAAGGAATGAAGGCTACAAAAATATTAAAGATGAAGGCAATCAAGACTAATGTAACTTTAGTATTTTCAGCTAATCAAGCATTAATTGCCGCCAAAGCAGGAGCAACTTTCGTCAGTCCTTTTGTTGGCAGATTAGACGATGTTGGCCAGGATGGAATGGAACTTATTGGTGATATTGTGGATATTTATGATATGTATGGATTTACGACTGAGGTAATTGTTGCCAGCGTCAGACATCCCATTCATGTGGTTATGGCGGCTAAATTAGGGGCTCATATTGCCACCATACCATTCAAGGTATTAGAACAACTATTTAAACATCCTCTTACCGATATTGGCATCGACCGATTCTTAAGTGATTGGAAAAAGATGGGATAATCATTTGCAATAGGATAGTATTTAACCACAGAGGCACAGAGACGCTGAGAAGAAATAGAAAAATATGGGAAGTGTCCCCATATTTCCCCTGATAAATTGTAATGACAACATCAAGTGTAATCGGTCAGTTATTGGTGGGAGAAAGGCATAAAGATTAAATTTCTCGCTAAGGCGCAAAGAACTCAAAGGAATAAATTATAATCTTTGCGAACTTTGCGTCTTTGCGAGAGAAAATTTCTATTTAGTTTTTACCACTGATAACTGAGGGATTACCGGCTGAGCTCAGGACGAAACTATTTAACCAGTTACCAATTATCCGTTTGCAGGTTATGAAACCTGATGATACGCCGTGCAAAACTTACTCAACACCACACTAGACAATACCTTTAATATTCTTTTTAATCTTTACCTGCCAGGAATTGTAAGGAGGTATTTCAATCTTCCAATTTGGGAAAAAGACAGAACCCTGGTAGCCTAACTCAAGTCCTGCTTCTGAAGAAGATACGGTATAGACAGGAAATCGCCATAAACAACAGGGTTGATTGAACTTAAAATCAATTTCTATCTTACCAATGTTATCTCGGAGTGTTATTTCTTTACAGTCAACATCTTCTGCGATTGAATCCATTTTATTATCTTTTAAATTCTCCATTTCGGGAATTATATAAAAACATTGTGTCCCTCCCACTAAACTTAGATTAAATTCTATCCCAAACCACAATGAAATATCTTTTTTGTCATCATTCCTGATTTCATAGGTTATCTCTATTTCTGAGTTCCTTGCTAATATTCTAACCGATTTTATTAGCCCGATTGATAATGCCTCCTCATTTACCAGCACTTTACCCTCTTTAGCCATATCTACTATTATTTCTTCTTTCCCCTGTCGGACTTTATGTTTATAAGATTGATTAATAAAATCACACACCTCTTTATAATTACCTCGACTAAAATTATCAAGTGTAATATCTTTGGGTAAAAAATGGTCAATTAAACAGCCCCGTTGGTGGAAATCATAAGTAAGGTATTTGTCTAAATCTTGTTGTTTAGTTGATAATTGTTCGTGGATAGTCGCAACACCTGTTGATTTCCTGGATATTTCTGCTTGTTTTATCTTTTGATGATATGCTTCTTCTTTACGACTTAATGTATTTGTAATATTACATAGTTTTGGTTTATAATCAAGTTCAAATAAAGTTCCACCTTTTAATGGTTGAAAATAAAGATTTAAGTAAGAATTACTGACTAAAATTTCCTTTTCCCCATCTTTATCAAAATCAATTGCCTCTATCTCTATCCAGCCGGGTGTATTATGAATGATATTTTCTGAGATAACTTCAGCATTAATAAGATGTTGATAGATAGCGTTTCTTAAATGAGGCAAATATAATCCTCCAAAAATGCCATGCCAATAGGCACAATTACATTGGCCTTGCCATAATTCTTCCTTTGCTCTATCAATACTTATCGGTCGATTATCAATAAACTTATCATTCTCAGTATAAACTAATACCTCTGATGCCTGAGATATTTGGTCAACTTTATTACTGACATATAGCATTTTTTTGTGCATATTATTGGCTTCTGGGTATTTAATTAAGAAATTACGCCAAAAGCTCCCTTTCATAAATTGGATATAAGATTGATATTTTTTGGAATGAGATAAATCAGCAATAGCCTTTTCGTATTCAATAAGAGAATGCGACGGGAGTGCCCACTGCATTAGTTCTTCATAAGCCGCACAGGGCAGATATACCCTTCCAAGAGAATTATTTTTCATTATCCAACCAGATAAAGTTGTCATTTTTATCCAGTCTGCATTTTCTAATGCGGTGAAGAAATTGTCCAACCAGCCTTTTTCATAGACCCATTCATAGGTATGAGGCCAGATGCCAAATTTTTCACCATCATCACCCATAAGTATCATTTTTGTTACATTTTCATCGGCGACCGATTGGAGATATTCCAGAACATTATCTACTTTTGGGGCAAATGGAATTAAATATCTTAACTTTTGGCTGATTGGGAATATTTTTATCGCTACCCCTTCTTCTTCGGTTACATAATATCCAAACAGGTCTTTCTCTTTAATTCCAACCCATTTAAAATGAGTATCGTCAACTAATGTGAATTCTACTCCCGCTTCACCTATGGGTTTAGATAACGATGGCTCCCAAACTCGTTCGGCTAACCACATCCCCTTTGGAACTATGCCAAAATAGTTTTTAATCGTATTGGTCAATTTTTGAATCTGCCCAATCTTATCGCGGTCAGGGATAGCAGGTAATATTGGTTCATAAAAACCACCAGTCAACATCTCTACCTGACCTTGCTGAATTAACTTTTTTACCTTGCTAATTATCTCCGGATGCTTTTCCAAAAACCAGTTTAATAAAGAACCACTATAATGAAGTGATAATTTAATAGCAGGATGCTTTTCTAAAACTTTAATAAAAGGAAGATATGCCTTTTGATAAGCCTCTTCAAAAACATAGTCAAAATTCCCAACAGGTTGATGGCAATGGATAGTTAAAATAAGTGTTATTTGTTTCATGATTTAAACCTCTTTTTCAGCATCTCTTCAACAATTTTGGGGACAAAACTATGCAGTGAACCACCCAGACTGGCTATTTCTTTTATCGCTGAAGAACTTAAGAAGAAATTATCTTCATGGGTCATCATAAACAGAGTTTCTATGCTGGGATTTAATCTTTTATTCAAGGAAGCCATTTGGAACTCATGTTCAAAATCTGACACTGCCCGTAGTCCTCGAATGATAATACTTGCCTGTTTTTTTTGTGCATATTCAACTAACAATCCAGAAAATTCTTCTATCTTGACATTAGGATAATCTTTGGTTATCTCTTTTAACATTTGTATTCGCTCTTGTATCGAGAAAAGAGTTGGTTTAGAAGAATCGCAAGCCACAGCAACTATTACCTCTTCAAATAAAGGTATCGCTCGTTCAATTATATCTAAATGACCATTTGTTATCGGGTCAAATGTTCCTGGATAAATAGCGATATTGTGCATTTTTACTCCTCTTACATCTTATTTTTCAATTCCAATACCAATTGAACCTCAGTTTTACTCATATTTACTGCCCTGGCAATTTCCTCTATTGAAAATCCAGCGAGCATTAATTCCTTTATCTTTTCCTTCTTCTCATCAACAGTTGCCTTTTTAGAAAGAGGTTTTATCTTTGGTCTTTCAACAGGTTTTTCCTTTATTTCTTCTAGTTCTTTGTTTTTTCTACCACGATTAGCGAGTATATCTAAATCAACCGTCATTGAATTTAATTTTACAATTTTATTATCGGCTAATTTGATAATATTCTTTAAATCTTCTATTTTATCTTCAAGGATATTTATATTCGTGTTAGAAACTCGATTAAACTCAGTGATTAATTTACCTACTTCATTTCTAAACTTATCAATATCTTTGAATTCAACATTTGTTATTCTGGGTTTAATCCCATGTATCCAGATAATATATCCGGCGAGGATAAAAGAAATAATCGTTCCAAGAAAAAGCACAAACTCCATTTCATCATTTATTGTAATAAATTTAGATGATTTTGTCAAGTGGCAGATTGAGATTTTTTCAACCTGTATGGTTAGAATTTAAAGGGGGTAATATTTTGGAGATGCTGTTCCCGGGGAGAATTGCTCACTGGAAGTAGTCAGGATTGAGCAAATTTAATTCCTAACCCTACAGCTTCTTTAGCCGTTTGGGCGTAAATGATAGGTGGTTTTTCGTGATTTTGGCGTTCTAAATGCCAGGTTCGTAATCCAATAAGGGGCACATTTAATTTTAAACAAAATGCCATCTCAGATAATGTTCCATAGCTTCCCTCAATGGCAATAATTGCTTCACAAGACCGGACAATGATAATATTTCTTGCCTGGTCTAACCCCGTAACAATAGGAATATCAATGTAAGGATTGGCAGAGGTTTTTGCGGTGCCGGGTAGTATGCCGATAGTTAATCCGCCCTGACTTTTTGCTCCGCAACAGGCAGATTCCATTATTCCACCTAATCCACCACAAATTAATATCGCCCCTGCCTTCGCAATTTCTTCCCCTACTTCAAATGCTAATTTTTTACCCTCATCAGAAGGATAACTTTCACCTATAACTCCAATTTGCATTTTATATATCCTGTTTGTAAGCGTTCAGCATTCAGTTTTTGAATGAACACCGGTAACTATTCAGCCACAGATGGACACGGATGAAACACTGAAAATTCGTAATCCATGTCCGTTTTCTGTGTCCGTAATTAGGCTGATAGCTGAAAAATTCGGTGGTGTCTTAATCTAGTGCTCTGTCGCTACTCAATTGATGTTCTCCCCTGGCCTAATCATTACCCACATCTTTTAGTGGACAGATTAGATAGAAATTCCAAATTCCAAGCACCAAATTCCAA
This genomic window from bacterium contains:
- a CDS encoding tetratricopeptide repeat protein encodes the protein KGGVSAIREAKTNITYSSTTFIQTDAAVNPGNSGGPLYLLETSEVMGIAVAKLQESEGLNLAIPINIAKRLIQNAKITIKSNPATPVPFAKPEPEKPSTVLTALDYLLRGNSWYDKNLYNQAISDYNRALEINPRLAEAYCGRGLPMVIKVSMTRKSLITTRH
- a CDS encoding tetratricopeptide repeat protein — its product is MRSGAAYGNKGLYDQEISDYNKALEINPRDAEAYYNRGIAYGNKGLYDQAISDYNKASEINPGFAEAYINRGVAYAEKGDYDHAISDYNKALEINPRVAMAYYNRGSAYAEKGDYDHVISDFTKALEINPRLADAYNNRGIAYYFKREYDKAWEDVHKAQSLGYQVHLEFLKDLRKASGRQR
- the fdhF gene encoding formate dehydrogenase subunit alpha, producing MIELTIDGKTTQVKEGTTILQAAKSAGIKIPHLCYHKSLSPSSSCRICVVEVEGAKTLVASCSYPVSDGMKVKTDTERVLNARKLVLDLLLSNHPQDCLSCEKNSICKLQKYAYELGISRTTFEGAKTQYPIDTSNPFIERDYNKCILCGRCVSVCAEIQMLGIPDFANRGFETKISTFYDSPLQETECAFCGQCVAVCPTGALTEKVRKFRGREWELKKVTTTCPYCGCGCTFDLNVKDNEVVKVTSNDKNPVNGLALCVKGRFGFDFINNPDRLKTPLIKQESGEFRPASWDEALKLVANKFSQIKTQYGADSIAGISSARCTNEENYLFQKFMRVVIGTNNVDHCARLCHASTVAGLAVSFGSGAMTNSIAEIENADCILVTGSNTTECHPIIGLKIKQAVKKGAKLIVADPRRIELVELADVHLQFRSGTDVAWLNGMMNVIINEGLLDEKFIEERCEGFDEFKKIVMEYTPEKTEEITGVPADEIIKAARIYATADKASIIYSMGITQHTTGTDNVFSIANLAMLTGNVGRESTGVNPLRGQNNVQGACDMGALPVVFSGYQKVVDPQARMKFEQAWEVKLPEQPGLTVVEMLNEAGKKIKAMYIMGENPMVSDPDLTHVEESLKKLDFLIVQDIFLTETAKLADVVLPAASFAEKDGTFTNTERRVQLIRKAIEPIGQSRPDCSIVELANKMGYQMKYDSAAAIMEEIARLTPSYGGISHQRLAKEGGIQWPCPDAAHPGTKFLHKDKFVSGKGKFQAVKYLPPVEEPDEEYPFWLTTGRILYHYHTGSMSRRSKGLNEICKEGYVEINPQDAISLGISDGQTVTVSSRRGSIEIKAKVTDKIAQGTFFIPFHFAESAANVLTNSALDPIAKIPELKVCAVKIR
- the fsa gene encoding fructose-6-phosphate aldolase translates to MKFFIDTANIDEIRKAASWGIVDGVTTNPSLIAKEGRDFRETILEIAHIVDGPISAEVISENAEGMISEAEQIALWHPNIVIKIPMTPEGMKATKILKMKAIKTNVTLVFSANQALIAAKAGATFVSPFVGRLDDVGQDGMELIGDIVDIYDMYGFTTEVIVASVRHPIHVVMAAKLGAHIATIPFKVLEQLFKHPLTDIGIDRFLSDWKKMG
- a CDS encoding alpha-amylase/4-alpha-glucanotransferase domain-containing protein; the protein is MKQITLILTIHCHQPVGNFDYVFEEAYQKAYLPFIKVLEKHPAIKLSLHYSGSLLNWFLEKHPEIISKVKKLIQQGQVEMLTGGFYEPILPAIPDRDKIGQIQKLTNTIKNYFGIVPKGMWLAERVWEPSLSKPIGEAGVEFTLVDDTHFKWVGIKEKDLFGYYVTEEEGVAIKIFPISQKLRYLIPFAPKVDNVLEYLQSVADENVTKMILMGDDGEKFGIWPHTYEWVYEKGWLDNFFTALENADWIKMTTLSGWIMKNNSLGRVYLPCAAYEELMQWALPSHSLIEYEKAIADLSHSKKYQSYIQFMKGSFWRNFLIKYPEANNMHKKMLYVSNKVDQISQASEVLVYTENDKFIDNRPISIDRAKEELWQGQCNCAYWHGIFGGLYLPHLRNAIYQHLINAEVISENIIHNTPGWIEIEAIDFDKDGEKEILVSNSYLNLYFQPLKGGTLFELDYKPKLCNITNTLSRKEEAYHQKIKQAEISRKSTGVATIHEQLSTKQQDLDKYLTYDFHQRGCLIDHFLPKDITLDNFSRGNYKEVCDFINQSYKHKVRQGKEEIIVDMAKEGKVLVNEEALSIGLIKSVRILARNSEIEITYEIRNDDKKDISLWFGIEFNLSLVGGTQCFYIIPEMENLKDNKMDSIAEDVDCKEITLRDNIGKIEIDFKFNQPCCLWRFPVYTVSSSEAGLELGYQGSVFFPNWKIEIPPYNSWQVKIKKNIKGIV
- the coaD gene encoding pantetheine-phosphate adenylyltransferase, with amino-acid sequence MHNIAIYPGTFDPITNGHLDIIERAIPLFEEVIVAVACDSSKPTLFSIQERIQMLKEITKDYPNVKIEEFSGLLVEYAQKKQASIIIRGLRAVSDFEHEFQMASLNKRLNPSIETLFMMTHEDNFFLSSSAIKEIASLGGSLHSFVPKIVEEMLKKRFKS
- a CDS encoding TIGR00725 family protein, which codes for MQIGVIGESYPSDEGKKLAFEVGEEIAKAGAILICGGLGGIMESACCGAKSQGGLTIGILPGTAKTSANPYIDIPIVTGLDQARNIIIVRSCEAIIAIEGSYGTLSEMAFCLKLNVPLIGLRTWHLERQNHEKPPIIYAQTAKEAVGLGIKFAQS